The Papaver somniferum cultivar HN1 chromosome 3, ASM357369v1, whole genome shotgun sequence genome includes a region encoding these proteins:
- the LOC113356257 gene encoding histone-lysine N-methyltransferase ASHR1-like isoform X2: MEDLQRTLAPTGLSVSTTPEKGRCLISTRNFSPGEVIITQEPYVCVPNNSSESKCDGCFKSVNLKKCSACQVPWYCGSTCQKSEWKLHRIECQALARLSKERRKSLTPSLRLMVRLYLKRKLQNERVFQTTATDNYNLVEALVDHMSDIGEKQLVLYAQMANLVNLILEWPNSNIKEIAQNFSKLACNAHTICDSELRPLGTGLYPVISIINHSCSPNAVLVFEGRRAVVRAVELIPQGTEVFITYVETAESTAARQKALKEQYFFTCSCPCCKKGVYLEVQESAILEGYRCKADKCNGFLLRDSDDKGFVCQTCGLVRSKEEILKISTDVKQMEDQASQFLSSGNAHPNGSHIVPRSFFGADAPSPYIDGAGRLERSLNILQIHHSSLSKSVSRNSSIGWIAVLHLRKACMVPWRY; this comes from the exons ATGGAGGATTTACAAAGAACCCTTGCACCTACAGGATTAAGCGTCTCCACCACACCAGAGAAAGGTCGATGTCTCATTTCTACCAGAAACTTCTCGCCAG GAGAAGTGATTATAACTCAGGAGCCATATGTTTGTGTTCCGAATAACTCATCGGAATCCAAATGTGATGGATGTTTTAAATCTGTTAATCTTAAGAAATGCTCAGCATGTCAAGTTCCTTGGTACTGTGGGAGCACATGTCAG AAATCAGAGTGGAAGCTGCATCGAATTGAATGCCAAGCCCTTGCCCGACTTAGTAAAGAAAGACGAAAATCACTCACACCTTCTTTACGACTGATGGTTAGGCTGTACTTGAAGCGAAAATTGCAGAATGAGCGG GTTTTCCAAACTACTGCTACAGATAATTACAACTTGGTGGAGGCATTAGTGGATC ATATGTCTGATATTGGTGAGAAACAACTGGTGCTGTACGCACAGATGGCGAACCTTGTCAACTTGATTCTTGAGTGGCCAAATAGcaacataaaagaaattgcacAGAACTTTTCTAAG CTTGCATGCAATGCCCATACAATATGTGACAGTGAACTGAGACCTCTAGGAACTGGATTGTATCCTGTAATTTCCATAATTAACCACAG CTGCTCACCGAATGCAGTTTTGGTATTCGAGGGACGGCGGGCTGTAGTACGTGCTGTGGAACTTATACCCCAAGGTACAGAG GTGTTCATAACTTACGTAGAAACTGCTGAAAGCACTGCAGCACGGCAAAAAGCACTAAAGGAACAATACTTTTTCACATGCTCCTGCCCCTGCTGCAAAAAA GGCGTCTATCTGGAAGTGCAGGAAAGTGCAATTTTAGAAGGTTATAGATGCAAGGCTGATAAATGCAATGGTTTCTTGCTTCGTGATTCTG ATGATAAAGGATTTGTATGTCAAACATGTGGACTCGTTAGGAGCAAGGAAGAGATTTTAAAGATCTCAACTGATGTAAAACAAATGGAGGACCAAGCTTCACAGTTTCTATCCTCTGGAA ATGCTCATCCTAATGGGAGCCACATTGTTCCGAGGTCATTTTTTGGAGCAGATGCTCCATCACCAT ATATTGATGGAGCTGGAAGATTGGAGAGGAGCCTTAACATATTGCAGATACATCATTCCAGCTtatcaaa GAGTGTATCCAGAAATTCATCCATTGGTTGGATTGCAGTATTACACCTGCGGAAAGCTTGCATG GTTCCTTGGAGATACTGA
- the LOC113356257 gene encoding histone-lysine N-methyltransferase ASHR1-like isoform X1, which yields MEDLQRTLAPTGLSVSTTPEKGRCLISTRNFSPGEVIITQEPYVCVPNNSSESKCDGCFKSVNLKKCSACQVPWYCGSTCQKSEWKLHRIECQALARLSKERRKSLTPSLRLMVRLYLKRKLQNERVFQTTATDNYNLVEALVDHMSDIGEKQLVLYAQMANLVNLILEWPNSNIKEIAQNFSKLACNAHTICDSELRPLGTGLYPVISIINHSCSPNAVLVFEGRRAVVRAVELIPQGTEVFITYVETAESTAARQKALKEQYFFTCSCPCCKKGVYLEVQESAILEGYRCKADKCNGFLLRDSDDKGFVCQTCGLVRSKEEILKISTDVKQMEDQASQFLSSGNYLEATIVYRNIEQLQLRLCHPFSINLMRTRESLLKILMELEDWRGALTYCRYIIPAYQRVYPEIHPLVGLQYYTCGKLAWFLGDTEDAIKSLTKAVYVLQTTHGTNTTFMRDLLVRLDEARAEAAHKL from the exons ATGGAGGATTTACAAAGAACCCTTGCACCTACAGGATTAAGCGTCTCCACCACACCAGAGAAAGGTCGATGTCTCATTTCTACCAGAAACTTCTCGCCAG GAGAAGTGATTATAACTCAGGAGCCATATGTTTGTGTTCCGAATAACTCATCGGAATCCAAATGTGATGGATGTTTTAAATCTGTTAATCTTAAGAAATGCTCAGCATGTCAAGTTCCTTGGTACTGTGGGAGCACATGTCAG AAATCAGAGTGGAAGCTGCATCGAATTGAATGCCAAGCCCTTGCCCGACTTAGTAAAGAAAGACGAAAATCACTCACACCTTCTTTACGACTGATGGTTAGGCTGTACTTGAAGCGAAAATTGCAGAATGAGCGG GTTTTCCAAACTACTGCTACAGATAATTACAACTTGGTGGAGGCATTAGTGGATC ATATGTCTGATATTGGTGAGAAACAACTGGTGCTGTACGCACAGATGGCGAACCTTGTCAACTTGATTCTTGAGTGGCCAAATAGcaacataaaagaaattgcacAGAACTTTTCTAAG CTTGCATGCAATGCCCATACAATATGTGACAGTGAACTGAGACCTCTAGGAACTGGATTGTATCCTGTAATTTCCATAATTAACCACAG CTGCTCACCGAATGCAGTTTTGGTATTCGAGGGACGGCGGGCTGTAGTACGTGCTGTGGAACTTATACCCCAAGGTACAGAG GTGTTCATAACTTACGTAGAAACTGCTGAAAGCACTGCAGCACGGCAAAAAGCACTAAAGGAACAATACTTTTTCACATGCTCCTGCCCCTGCTGCAAAAAA GGCGTCTATCTGGAAGTGCAGGAAAGTGCAATTTTAGAAGGTTATAGATGCAAGGCTGATAAATGCAATGGTTTCTTGCTTCGTGATTCTG ATGATAAAGGATTTGTATGTCAAACATGTGGACTCGTTAGGAGCAAGGAAGAGATTTTAAAGATCTCAACTGATGTAAAACAAATGGAGGACCAAGCTTCACAGTTTCTATCCTCTGGAA ATTATCTGGAAGCCACTATAGTATACAGAAACATTGAGCAACTCCAGTTGAGACTGTGTCATCCATTTTCTATCAATTTGATGAGAACCAGAGAAAGTCTTTTGAAG ATATTGATGGAGCTGGAAGATTGGAGAGGAGCCTTAACATATTGCAGATACATCATTCCAGCTtatcaaa GAGTGTATCCAGAAATTCATCCATTGGTTGGATTGCAGTATTACACCTGCGGAAAGCTTGCATG GTTCCTTGGAGATACTGAGGATGCTATCAAGTCTCTTACCAAAGCTGTTTATGTACTCCAAACTACTCATGGAACAAATACAACATTCATGAGAGACCTCCTAGTCAGGTTGGATGAAGCGCGGGCAGAAGCTGCTCACAAGCTTTAA